One Formosa agariphila KMM 3901 genomic window, TATTAAATAAACCCCTTTAGGATATCTAGACACATCTAAAGTTTCGTGCATCAAGCTTCCATCAGAAGCAATAACTTCATTATACAGTAGTTTACCAGACATATCGTAAATTCTAACAGGAGTATTATCTTCTAAACCTGCAATTTTTAAATTTAAAACATCTGTTGCAGGATTCGGATACATACTGAATTCAAAATCTAATGGCTCTACTTCTGTATCTTCAACTTTAAAGGCTTCAACAGTTACCATAATATCATCTGTACTAGAACAACCACTAGCATTATATACTGTAACAGTATAAATTGTAGTTACATTTGGACTTACAGTAATATTTTTGGTAGTTTCTCCTGAACTCCATAAATAACCAGTACCTCCAGAGGCACTTAAAGTTACTGTTTCACCGTCTTCGATAGTTTGATCGATTCCAGCATTAGCAACTGGTAAAGCATTTACATTTACAGTCACTTCTGCAGTATCCGATACGCCGTCTTCTGAAACGTCAACACTATAGGTTGTTGTGGTATGTGGTGATACTGAAATTGAGGATGATGTTGATCCGTTACTCCATTTATAACTTGTTCCGCCGCTAGCGGTAAGTGTAACCGTCTCGCCTTCACAAATCGTTTGATTATCTCCGGCATCGGCTATCACTTCAACTTTATTTGCATTTACAGTAACAGTAACTTGGTCTTTATCTGAACAGTCGCCTTCGTTGAAAACTTCAACAGTATAGGTTTTTGTCTGATTTGGTGATACAGTGATATTTTGAGTTGTTTCACCGGTATTCCAAATATAACGTGTTCCGCCTGACGCTGATAAAGTGATGCTTTCACCTTGATCAATTATTTTATTAGCGCCAGCATTGGCAACTGGTAATGCATTTACATTTACAGTCACTTCTGCAGTATCTGAAACGCCGTCTTCTGAAACTTCAACGCTATAGGTTGTTGTTGTATTTGGTGATACTGAAATTGAGGATGATGTTGCTCCGTTACTCCACTTGTAACTTGTTCCACCGCTAGCTGTAAGTGTTACCGTTTCACCTTCACAAATCGTTTGATTGTCTCCGGCATCGGCTATCACTTCAACTTTATTTGCATTTACAGTAACAGTAACTTGGTCTGAATCTGAACAGTCGCCTGCGTTGAAAACTTCAACAGTATAGGTTTTAGTCTGATTTGGTGATACAGTGATATTTTGAGTTGTCTCACCGGTATTCCAAATATATCGTGTTCCGTCTGACGCTGATAAGGTGATGCTTTCACCTTGATCAATTGTTTTGTTAGCGCCAGCATTAGCAACTGGTAAAGCATTAACATTTACAGTCACTTCTGCAGTATCTGAAACGCCGTCTTCTGAAACTTCAACGCTATAGGTTGTTGTTGTATGTGGTGATACTGAAATTGATGAGGATGTTGCTCCGTTACTCCACTTATAACTTCTTCCGCCGCTAGCGGTAAGTGTAACCGTCTCACCTTCACAAATCGTTTGATTGTCTCCGGCATCGGCTATCACTTCAACTTTATTAGCATTTACAGTAACAGTAACTTGGTCTGAATCTGAACAGTCGCCTGCGTTGAAAACTTCAACAGTATAGGTTTTTGTCTGATTTGGTGATACAGTGATATTTTGGGTTGTTTCACCGGTATTCCAAATATATCTGCTCCGCCTGACGCTGATAAAGTGATGCTTTCACCTTGATCAATTGTTTTATTAGCACCAGCATTGGCAACTGGTAAAGCATTTACATTTACAGTCACTTCTGCAGTATCCGATACGCCGTCTTCTGAAACTTCAACACTATAGGTTGTTGTTGTATTTGGTGATACTGAAATTGAGGATGATGTTGCTCCGTTACTCCATTTATAACTTGTTCCGCCGCTTGCGGTAAGTGTTACCGTCTCGCCTTCACAAATCGTCTGATTGTCTCCGGCATCGGCATTAACTTCTATTTGTGGAATGTTTACTGTTACTCGAACCTGGTCTGAATCTGAACAGTCGCCTGCGTTGAAAACTTCAACAGTATAGGTTTTAGTCTGATTTGGTGATACTGTGATATTTTGGGTTGTCTCACCGGTATTCCAGATATATCGTGTTCCACCTGACGCTGATAAAGTGATGCTTTCACCTTGATCAATTGTTTTATTAGCCCCAGCATTAGCAACTGGTAATGCATTTACACTTACAGTCACTTCTGCAGTATCCGATACGCCGTCTTCGAAACTTCAACACTATAGGTTGTTGTTGTATTTGGTGATACTGAAATTGAGGATGATGTTGCTCCGTTACTCCATTTATAACTTGTTCCGCCGCTTGCGGTAAGTGTTACCGTCTCGCCTTCACAAATCGTTTGATTGTCTCCGGCATCAGCATTAACTATTATTTGTGGAATGTTTACTGTAACGGTAACTTGGTCTGAATCTGAACAGTCACCTTCATTGAAAACTTCAACAGTATAGATTTTAGTCTGATTTGGTGATACGGTGATATTTTGAGTTGTCTCACCGGTATTCCAAATATAACGTGTTCCACCTGACGCTGATAAAGTGATGCTCTCGCCTTGATCAATTGTTTTATTAGCGCCAGCATTAGCAACTGGTAATGCATTTACATTTACAGTCACTTCTGCAGTATCCGATACGCCGTCTTCCGAAACTTCAACACTATACGTTGTTGTTGTATTTGGTGATACTGAAATTGATGATGATGTTGATCCGTTACTCCATTTATAACTTGTTCCGCCGCTAGCGGTAAGTGTAACCGTCTCGCCTTCACAAATCGTTTGATTGTCTCCGGCATCGGCAATTACTTCAACTTTATTAGCATTTACAGTAACGGTAACTTGGTCTTGAGATTCACATCCGTTTTGAGACACAGTAACGGTATAAGTTGTTGTTTGTTCTGGTGAAACGGTAATATCAGGCGTAGATTCTCCTGTACTCCATTTAATAGATCCTGTTCCAGATACTGACAGCGTAGTGCTTTCTCCTAAATCAATTGTTTTATCGCTCCCGGCGTTTATCGTTTGCCTGGGAGACACGGTTACTGTAACTTCATCGGAACTTGAACATGTTCCGTTTGAAGCAGTAACCGTGTACGTGGTTGTTTTATCGGGTTTAACTGTTATTGTTTTGGCTGTCTCGCCTGTACTCCATTTAAAATCACCAGACCCACTCGCTGTTAGTTGAACAGAACTATCTTCGCAAACTTCAACATCATCACCCGCATCAATTGTTGGTAAATCTTGAACAGTAACTTTCACTTCATCTGTATCTGAATTACCAGAATCGTCCTTTCCTGTAACTGTATATGTTGTAGTGCTGTTTGGTGAAACAGTAATACTTTGTGTTTTTTCTCCTGTACTCCATTCGTAAGTTGAAGCACCTGTAGCTTTTAATGTCACTTCATCATCCTTGCAGATTGTTTGATCTTCACCGGCGTTAACTTCTATATTAACTGCTACATCTGAATCTTGAGAAAATTCAACAACCCAAGCAAAAGGATGTTTTTGTACTTCTACTTCATCAATTTCCATATTAGATTTAAAAACTAATTTAGTACCGTCTGGACTTACTGAGGCATGCGGTTCATGATAGTATTTTTTATTTGTTTTTGCATATGTTTTAGAAAACCTATTAACAATAACTTTCCCTGTTACTTTTTCATCTAATTTCACTGCAAAAATCTCCCTAAACGCCGCATAGTCTTGAGGTTGAGAAATATCTCCATGATCATTTATATATGCCCAACCTGGACGATTTATATTTCGACAACTTACATGTCCACCTGACACATAACTATATTGAATTTCTTTATCATTCCCTTCTAAAGTAATACTTCTAATATAATTATCATCATTTGATACCCAAACTTCTTTCCCATTTTGATCGAAACCAATATCTCCATGAGGATTGATATCTGTAAGATGTCGAAGTAAATTTAATTTTTTATCGTAGGATTTTGTCCCTTCAAATTTACCTCCACCACGTGTATTATATTGAATTAAAACATAATCACCACTCTGAGACATAGATATCCAATTAATATTTGATAATGGAGTGCCTATATTTGTTTCAGTAACAATTAAATCATTTTTTATATCGTATATAACAACCCAACAATCTGTACCTGAGCTCTGCCTAGTCCCATATAATGAGATATATCTATCATCCGTTGATAAATTAGTTTCCGAAGTCCAATGTGATAAAACATTATAATTACTAAAAGTTTTTGTAAAAATTAGATTATTCTTAAAACTTATTGGATCTAACTTATAAATTTTAAGAAAATTACTTCGTACTGAAGTACCATAATTAATCAATGGATTGGTATTACTCCACCCTAAATTACCTATATTATTATTAGATAGCAATTTATAAGTCTTACCATCTAAAATATTTGATGAACTCAATGAAATTAAAGACTGATCAGAATTCCAGGCTTGTCTTTTTGAATATGAATGAACTAAACCAATTACATCTCCTCCAAATAGTGATAAATCGGATATACGTGTAATAGTGTTATTGAAATTTTCATCCTGAAATGGCTCTAAATAAGTTGGTAAGGACTTAGGAGGAGTGTAATTTACTTTACTCATAACAGTTTCTTTAGGATATTGCTGAGCATAAACAGCAGAGTTGCTTAACATTATAAATAGAAATAATCTAATAATAATGTGAAGCGCTTCAATTTTACTTGAAACGCGAGATTTGGTTAAGTTCATTGTACTAAAAATTTGGGGGCAATTGGGATTATTTCAACTTTACTTCATCAAACTTATATATAAATATCATGAAATACATATTTATTCGATAAAGTGTATTGTTTTGAATGAAAAAACTTACTTTAATTTATTAAAAACATCTATTAGCTATAATTTAAACTCAAAAGTATTTACGATGAAATACACAATTTAGACGTCAAAAGAACAATTTGATTTTTAAAAACTCTATTTACTTTCCAAAGAAATCTATCTATGTAGTTCAAAAAGCTAATAAACACAGTCCTAAAATCTTTAAATGATAAACGAATAATTTGGTCTTTTAACAAAAAAATAACTATTGAATATCATAATTATATACCTTGTTCAAAATTTGACTATATGTCCCAATGGATCAACTAAAACTGTACTATCAGAAATTTAAAATTTATATAACCAACTCTATTTGGGTTGTATTGAGTTTAGTCATTAGAACATTAATAACTATTTTCATTGTATCTAAAATTGCCAAATTATTAGGAGCAACAGAATTTGGTTGGTATAATTTAGGGATATCTATTTTCACAATATTATATTCTTTTTCTACACTAGGATTTGGATATTCCTTTTTAATAAAGTACCTGTCAAATAAGAATTATAATAAAGAAGAAATAATAGGTACGGCTTTACTTTCAAGATTAGTCGTTTCCTCTCTTATTATCATATTACTATCTTCCTATATATTTTTTTATCAAACAGATTCCCATTATTGGGCTGTGGTTATAGCTAGTTTATCAATAATATTTCAATCGTCAGAAGTAATTACCACGTATTTTCAATATAAAATGAAAGCAAACATATATGTTCCTATTACACTAGTTACACTTATAATTGAATCTGTTCTACTAATAGCAGGTATTTATTATGAGCTTGGTTTAATTTATTTTATAACTATTTATTCTCTAGAAAGATTATTTATATTAATCGGTTTATTAATTTTTTTAAATTTTGAAATAAAACTAAAATCTCTCAGTTTCGACAAAAGGTTGTTAAGAAAATTACTTATACAATCTTGGCCTTTATTACTAGGAGCTTTATTAACAGCTATTTACGCGAGGTTTGACCAGGTATTAATAAAACACTTCCTAACCGCTTATGATTTAGGATTATATGGAACTAGTATAATTCTTTCTCAAATTTGGTATGTAATCCCCTCACTAATTATTCCAATTATTTTTCCTAAAATTGCGGATTTAAAAACCCAAACAAATAAAAAGAAATATTATGATTTGATTTTCACACTTTACGGAATTTTAAATTATTTAGCAATGGGAATAATTGTTTTTATTTACATTTTTGGAAAATATATAATTCTTTATCTTTATGGTATAGAGTATATTGAAAGCTTTGACATATTAAAGATATTATGTCTCAATTTAATAATTTCCTTTCAAAGTAATTTAACAACTAATTTAATGATTGTGGAAAACGAAGAAAATTATTTATTCAAAATAAAATTTATTGGTGTTATATCTAATATTTTATTAAACATCCTCTTCTTATCTACAATGGGCGTTAAGTTTGCAGCTTATTCCTTAATTTTATCATCTTTTTTATCTTGGATTTTAATGTCTGTATTTAATAAAAAAATGTTAGAATTATTAAAACTAAATCTTAAATCATATTTAATCCCACTTCATTATAAGCAAGTTTTAACTAGCTTTAAATAATTTGATTAAAAGCCCCAACTAATATGAAGTATATAATAGCTTTTCTTATTATCCTATTTGCATCATTTACTGATATTTTTTTATCTCAAATAGGTATTATACCTGTAGAACCCGCTTATTTTTTAATTCCATTATTTTTTGTATTATGTCTTTTAAGATATCATTTAAAGGAGCTTACTCAAGTTTTCAAAACACATACCTTTAAATTACTTTTTATTTTCTTATTATTTTCAATAATATATACTTCTTTTTCTTCCGCCCCAATCGATACTATAATTACTGAGATAACTTTAAATATAATTACAATACTTATTTATATTTTTACAGTCCAGTTTTTCAGATCAGAAAACAAAAAAATTATTTTTGCAGTTTTCTTTATATCATTCTTAATACTTTCTTCTAGCATATGGTATGATCTTTTCTTTGGATTACCTAAACACACTCAAGCTCTTGAAGACCTTGTAAGAAAAGGAGGGTTTGGTGCAAATCCAAATCGGGCCGCTGCTGGTTTAAAATTTTTATCTCTTGGTGCCCTATATTTTTTACAGAGAAATAATCTAAAACGTAATATGTTTATTTTGGTAATGGTTGCTTCTGTATTTATTACTTTTTCTAGGGGAGGTTTAGTTTCCATACTTTTCATAATTATTTTAGGCTATACAAATAATTGGGATACGAAATTCAACATAAACTTTCAAAAGCTTATGAAAAACACATTTAAAATGATAATGGTTCTTGCGAGTTTATATATTGGTCTTTTAGTATTTGCAGACTATATAAAAGAAAAGTTTCCGATTTATGCCGCAGGATCTGCGGGGGAGCGATTAGACTATTTATTAGGAAAAGGTGATAGCACGACTCTTTCTGACGATGTTGGCTCTGGTAATGGAAGAGGTGATTTAGTTATAAAATTTGCTAATGAATTTATGTCCCACCCCTTAGGACAGGGGACTGCTTATAGTTCTGATATTAGAATATTTCCTCAAAACACTCACAACTTTTATCTGTTTATAGGTGTAAACTATGGGTTTATTGTTTTAATTATATATCTTATTTATTTACTTTATAGTTTAAAACTTTCATTTACATCGAATAACTTTTTTTATTTCATTTTAGTACTGTTATTACTATTTGAAGGTATTGTTTCGCACTATTTTCTATATATAAGGGCTGTTATAATATGTATTGCATTTTTTGACAGTGTTATTATTTTTAAACAAAAAGAAGATTATCAACAAAATTTTATTGAAAAATTATAAACAGAAATATTTTCTATAAATCTGTATCTCAATTAATCTTTTAAAACATAAAAATATTTAAGCCTATTAATACAAAACTTCATTATATAATTTAATTAAAAAATATTATCAATAAACAAACAAAGATTATTAGCCTTAATTATAGTATTATATTATAGAAATTTTTAGCTGTATATAGCAGTGGGCTGTCAAAAAAAATTAAAAATAATTAGAATAACATACTACTTTAATAAATGAATATAACAATATGTGTAATCTTGGTAGACATTTTATGCTACCTTAAATTCACTTAGTAATAAAAAAATATTATCGAAGTTACGTTCCATAAGATTATATCAATTAATTCACGACCTTTAGTAAACAATGAGCAACAAAAAATAAATTTAGAAATAATTATGATTACCTCTAAAAAATTATATAATTTATATTTAATTGCTGATAAAAAAGCGCTCAATATATCTTCTAATTCTATAACAGATAAATTAAAGAATTCTTTATTTCCTAGTCCCAACTGGAAATTTCAAAAACTTTTACGAAAGCTAGAATATCATAATAACTGTAAAAATAAAGGTGTTTATAAAATTTATTATATTTATTTAAAATACAAATACCGTAACCTTTCTCAGAAATTAGGATTTTCAATACCTATAAACGTTTTTGGACCAGGTTTATCTATAGTTCATTATGGAACTATAGTAGTTAACAGTGCTGCCAAAGTTGGAAAGAATTGTAGAATTCATGTATGTACTAATATTGGAGCATCAGGCGGGTCTAGTAAAGCTCCACAAATTGGAGACAATGTATATATAGCTCCTGGTGCCAAAATTTATGGTGATATTACTATAGCTAATAATACTGCTATCGGAGCAAATGCTGTTGTAAATAAATCATTTATTGAAGAAAACATGATGATTGCCGGTAATCCAGCTAAAGCAATAAAAAAAATTGATATAAATAGAGTAATTCAATATATAGATACCAATTAATTGACGTGATTTTCAGGCAGTATCTCATAAACTGTGTAAGTTTTAAAATCTCAGGTTAAATATTAATCTGAGATTTTTTTATTCATTAATTTTAACTTTTACACACTTATGAAACCAGAAGATTTATTAAACGAAGACTTTTTAAAACAATTCAAGAATGCACCAGAGCTAACATCCTTTTTAGAACAGTTGCACAAACGTGGTATTGAGAAGTTACTAGAAGGGGAACTAGATGCCCATTTAGACTACGATAAGCACAAAAAAAGTAAAGCAGCCAACCTTCGAAATGGTTACACTAAAAAGAAATTAAAATCCGTTTTAGGAGAAACAGAGATTCAAGTTCCTCGAGACCGTGATAGTTCTTTTAATCCTTTAATTGTAAAGAAAAGAGAAAGTACAACAGAAGGCATCGAAAATATTATTATATCGCTTTATGCCAAAGGCATGAGTAACAGTGATATTGAAGAACAAATACGTGAGCTGTACGATTTTAATATTTCTACATCCACTATTTCAAGGATTACAGATAAGATTACAGAAGATGTTATTGCTTGGCGGAACAGGCCTTTGGAGGCCACTTACCTAATTGTTTGGATGGATGGCATCGTATTTAAAAGTTAGGGAAAACTCTAAAGTCATAAACAAGACTATTTATATTGCAGTAGGCCTGAGAACAGATGGCAAAAAGGAAGTCCTAGGATTATGGTTAGGTAAAAATGAATCTTCAGCCTTTTGGATGAGTGTTTTAACCGATATTAAAGCTCGAGGAACTCAAGATATACTTATCACAGCTACCGATAATTTAAATGGATTTACGGATACTATTAAAACTATTTTTCCGAAATCAACGACTCAAATTTGTGTTGTGCATCAAATAAGAAATTCGTGTCGTTACGTGGTCTGGAAGGACAAAAAGGAATTTACTCGTGACATGAAGCAAATCTATACTGCTCCTACAAAAGAAGCTGCCAAAGCTGCTTTAA contains:
- a CDS encoding T9SS type A sorting domain-containing protein, with product MIADAGDNQTICEGETVTLTASGGRSYKWSNGATSSSISVSPHTTTTYSVEVSEDGVSDTAEVTVNVNALPVANAGANKTIDQGESITLSASDGTRYIWNTGETTQNITVSPNQTKTYTVEVFNAGDCSDSDQVTVTVNANKVEVIADAGDNQTICEGETVTLTASGGTSYKWSNGATSSSISVSPNTTTTYSVEVSEDGVSDTAEVTVNVNALPVANAGANKIIDQGESITLSASGGTRYIWNTGETTQNITVSPNQTKTYTVEVFNEGDCSDKDQVTVTVNANKVEVIADAGDNQTICEGETVTLTASGGTSYKWSNGSTSSSISVSPHTTTTYSVDVSEDGVSDTAEVTVNVNALPVANAGIDQTIEDGETVTLSASGGTGYLWSSGETTKNITVSPNVTTIYTVTVYNASGCSSTDDIMVTVEAFKVEDTEVEPLDFEFSMYPNPATDVLNLKIAGLEDNTPVRIYDMSGKLLYNEVIASDGSLMHETLDVSRYPKGVYLISIQRRGVPITKKLILQ
- a CDS encoding flippase, translating into MDQLKLYYQKFKIYITNSIWVVLSLVIRTLITIFIVSKIAKLLGATEFGWYNLGISIFTILYSFSTLGFGYSFLIKYLSNKNYNKEEIIGTALLSRLVVSSLIIILLSSYIFFYQTDSHYWAVVIASLSIIFQSSEVITTYFQYKMKANIYVPITLVTLIIESVLLIAGIYYELGLIYFITIYSLERLFILIGLLIFLNFEIKLKSLSFDKRLLRKLLIQSWPLLLGALLTAIYARFDQVLIKHFLTAYDLGLYGTSIILSQIWYVIPSLIIPIIFPKIADLKTQTNKKKYYDLIFTLYGILNYLAMGIIVFIYIFGKYIILYLYGIEYIESFDILKILCLNLIISFQSNLTTNLMIVENEENYLFKIKFIGVISNILLNILFLSTMGVKFAAYSLILSSFLSWILMSVFNKKMLELLKLNLKSYLIPLHYKQVLTSFK
- a CDS encoding O-antigen ligase family protein, producing MKYIIAFLIILFASFTDIFLSQIGIIPVEPAYFLIPLFFVLCLLRYHLKELTQVFKTHTFKLLFIFLLFSIIYTSFSSAPIDTIITEITLNIITILIYIFTVQFFRSENKKIIFAVFFISFLILSSSIWYDLFFGLPKHTQALEDLVRKGGFGANPNRAAAGLKFLSLGALYFLQRNNLKRNMFILVMVASVFITFSRGGLVSILFIIILGYTNNWDTKFNINFQKLMKNTFKMIMVLASLYIGLLVFADYIKEKFPIYAAGSAGERLDYLLGKGDSTTLSDDVGSGNGRGDLVIKFANEFMSHPLGQGTAYSSDIRIFPQNTHNFYLFIGVNYGFIVLIIYLIYLLYSLKLSFTSNNFFYFILVLLLLFEGIVSHYFLYIRAVIICIAFFDSVIIFKQKEDYQQNFIEKL
- a CDS encoding serine O-acetyltransferase; the encoded protein is MITSKKLYNLYLIADKKALNISSNSITDKLKNSLFPSPNWKFQKLLRKLEYHNNCKNKGVYKIYYIYLKYKYRNLSQKLGFSIPINVFGPGLSIVHYGTIVVNSAAKVGKNCRIHVCTNIGASGGSSKAPQIGDNVYIAPGAKIYGDITIANNTAIGANAVVNKSFIEENMMIAGNPAKAIKKIDINRVIQYIDTN